In the genome of Mesorhizobium sp. NBSH29, the window CATGGCAGTGCGGCCTACCCGAACTGCGCGAAGCTTTGGCCCGCTTTCACACGCGCCATTTTGGGCGCAGCTTTTCGCCAGACGAGTTCATCGTAACTGGCGGCGGCATGCATGCCATCTCGTTGGCGCTACAAGCGACCGCTGGTCTAGGCGACGAAGTGCTCTATCTCTCGCCCGCCTGGCCAAACTTTCGCGGCGCTTCCATTGTCGCGGGAATCGATCCGGTAGCAGTTCCCCTTAGCCTGACGGGCAATGGTTGGACCTGCGATGTGGAGCGCCTGGAAGTTTCGGTTACGCCAAAAACCCGCGCCATCTTTATAAACTCACCCTCCAACCCTACTGGCTGGACGGCCGACAGGGAGACGTTGCAGGCGATCCTCGACCTCGCCCGTCGCCATGATCTGTGGATCATCGCCGATGAGATCTATGCGCTGTTTCACTTTGGCGGCACGCGCGCTCCCTCCTTCATGGACATCATGGAGCCGGAGGACAAAATCCTGTTCGTCAATACGTTCTCAAAAAACTGGGCCATGACCGGATGGCGCGTCGGCTGGATGCGCACGCATCCGGGACTTCAGCAACCTTTTGCGAATCTTGTGGAGTATTCGAACTCTGGTGTGGCGCAGTTCATCCAGCGCGGTGCCGTGGCTGCACTTGACGAGGGCGATACGTTTCTGGCGAACCAGATCGAGCGGGCCCAAAGGGCTCGAGACATCGTCTGCCGCATCCTGCTCGCCACCGGAAAGGTGCGCCTTACGGTTCCGCCGGGCGCCTTTTACCTGTTCTTTGCCATCGATGGTTTGACGAATTCCCGGCAGGCGGCCTTCGATATTGTGGATCACGCCAATGTCGGGCTGGCGCCGGGGACGGCTTTCGGCGAGGCGGGGGAGGGTTTCCTGAGGTTGTGCTTCCATCGCGACCTCGATCAGGTGGAGGAAGCAGCCAACCGCATTGCAACGTGGATCAACAGCCGCTGATAGCCATACCGTCAGCCAGACGACAACATTGCATCCTGCAATAGCCGAACCTGATAAAGCCGCGTGCTCGCGTCTGGTGCGGCATTGTCGGTGGTGAGCAACGCGCCCTTCCGCACAGGTTTTAGCACCCGTCCGCCTTCCAGTAGGCCGACCGGAACAGCATTCTGCACCTGTGCATCAGCCACGGTCATCGTCCAGGAACGGTAGCACGTCTCGCCGATGGCATCGAAAATCTCACCTGCGGCAAGGTCACGTTTGGCAACCGCGCACACTTCAGCAACCGGCTTCGGGAGCGGCACCAT includes:
- a CDS encoding pyridoxal phosphate-dependent aminotransferase; this encodes MNIIEKLRTEAQLAPESGISAVVNYGRGRPGLIPLWAGEGDLPTPAFISDVANRALAGGETFYTWQCGLPELREALARFHTRHFGRSFSPDEFIVTGGGMHAISLALQATAGLGDEVLYLSPAWPNFRGASIVAGIDPVAVPLSLTGNGWTCDVERLEVSVTPKTRAIFINSPSNPTGWTADRETLQAILDLARRHDLWIIADEIYALFHFGGTRAPSFMDIMEPEDKILFVNTFSKNWAMTGWRVGWMRTHPGLQQPFANLVEYSNSGVAQFIQRGAVAALDEGDTFLANQIERAQRARDIVCRILLATGKVRLTVPPGAFYLFFAIDGLTNSRQAAFDIVDHANVGLAPGTAFGEAGEGFLRLCFHRDLDQVEEAANRIATWINSR